One window from the genome of Pelobates fuscus isolate aPelFus1 chromosome 13, aPelFus1.pri, whole genome shotgun sequence encodes:
- the DNAL1 gene encoding dynein axonemal light chain 1, with protein MAKATTIKEALAKWEEKTAQKAAEAKEVKLYAQIPPIEKMDASLSTLVNCEKLSLSTNCIEKIANLNGLKNLRILSLGRNNIKNLNGLEAVGDTLEELWISYNLIEKLKGINVMKKLKVLYMSNNSVKDWAEFVKLADLPSLEDLVFMGNPLEEKYTADGNWLEEATKRLPKLKKLDGNPVIKQEEEEGDGDA; from the exons GCCAAAGCAACAACTATTAAAGAAGCATTAGCCAAATGG GAAGAAAAGACCGCACAGAAAGCAGCCGAAGCCAAAGAAGTCAAGTTATACGCTCAGATACCACCAATCGAGAAGATGGATGCATCCCTGTCCACTTTGGTGAACTGCGA GAAGTTGTCTCTTTCCACAAACTGCATAGAGAAAATTGCAAACCTCAATGGACTAA AAAATCTTAGGATCTTGTCTTTAGGGAGAAATAACATCAAGAATTTGAACGGTTTG GAAGCAGTTGGCGATACTCTAGAAGAATTATGGATCTCCTATAATCTGATTGAGAAGTTAAAAGGGATTAATGTTATGAAAAAACTCAAAGTTCTCTACATGTCAAACAACTCCGTCAAAGACTGGG CGGAGTTTGTGAAGCTGGCCGACCTGCCGTCACTGGAAGATCTTGTATTTATGGGGAATCCATTAGAGGAGAAGTACACTGCAGATGGCAACTGGCTGGAGGAGGCTACAAAACGTCTTCCAAAACTGAAGAAACTTGATG GAAATCCAGTCATTAAACAAGAGGAAGAAGAGGGAGATGGAGATGCGTAA